The DNA window AGAGACTCACTCACACCCTTCTCTTTTTCCAATTCGTTCTTCATCTCCAAACAATGCATGCACTTTCCAGCACCGCTCAAATCAGAATCAACATTCTCCTCCTTCTTAACCTCAACGAAGACCTTTGATCCTCCATTTCTGAACTCCTTGAGCTGCGATTCGAGGTTCAACTTATCCAAGGTGTGGATACTGTCTTTCACTTTGAGGGACGCAATTTCCTGATCCTTCTCTTGAATCGCCGCGACGAGGCGTGATTCCCTCTCGAGCAAGGCGCGTTCGACTCGGTCAAAATCCCGAGTGAGGAAGGTGGCTCGCAACTCGGACACGAGGCCGGGGATGGTAGTTTCATTTTGGTTGGTGTGAGCAGCCGAAGCCCCTCGCAGTGAGACGGGAACGGTTTTGGGGGTTTGCGAACGGAGGGACATGTGGAAACCGGGGAAATGACGAAGCttgaaaaacagagagagagagagaatgagagtgTGTTGTAAAGCCTAAGAAAAGAAATGTACTGAGAATTAGCAGGGAGGTTAAGCGTCgtggaggtggtggtggtggagaaatgtttcaattttatttcatgGCACTGAGAAATGGGAATAGTGGGAAGGTGACTGTTGATCCCTGATAGTGATTAGTGATTACTAAAATTGCATGCTAAAACTACGCATTTAGATTGGGATTAAGTCAATAAGTCATCGTTTACTAATCTTTTTTCTTGATTGCTTACtgatttttccttttcttttctctcattctctgTCTCGGATATTTTGAcaacaagatttttttttcttttttctgaatAACGGGAAAGAAAGTTAAGGAGAATGagattttttaagaataaagtCACTCCGTTTGAGAAATACAATTCCAAGCAGTTTGGTTTGTCAATAAGATTTACAGTGCCATTTGCATTGCAATGCGTAGAATATGCATTTCATTTGCAATGAAATTTCTTAAAAGTATCTCTAATTTTCATGAACAAGTATTTATATTCTCTGAACACCAAGAATGCTTTTTAGGATAATTTAACTTggctttaaaaaaaagtatttatattttttattattttgaaaaagaatatttttttaacagataaaaattattttatatttaaatagacttttaaaaaaatttaaatattaaaaatgtctttacttttgtttcttttaaaagtaaagtattattagttaaaaaaaagtaatttatttttttaataaaagtactttttttacAAGACTTAAccaaatagattttaaattaaataaaaatattttatttaaaaaaattcattaaaaaaaattaatccaaaCCAACACCTACTAATctagaagaaaaatttttagatccaccATTTTACAGATGACATTTTTACAACTATATTTTCAAACTAATAAAAGACcatacaaaatagcaaaaagCTCTAAGAATGCAATCAGAAATAATAGAGCCCAAATGACCTAGTAATCAATTGtccaaattttttcaaattagaGATTCACACCCTTCAAGATGGTCTTCAATTCTCAAGCTTGCATCATAATTTACTTTTGTCATATTTAAAGGAGGGTTGTTATACACTCAAAAGAGAAGAGGGAATCACATTCTTTtaactgatttgaagttgaaGAAAATCACTGAGCTGAGTTACGTATAAGATAAActatctttttcttgtttcaacgGTTATTCAAATTGAATACATAATTGTTTCGGTGCTTCCAAACCCACCAAAATCCAACCGTAAAAAAGAATTCTTAAGCCATCAAACCACAACCAGcttgtttaatttgtttctgTTTCTGAGTTAGTTCCGCCATTCACAAACGTCATTTGCGTAATTATCTTATCCACTATACGACAAACAATTAGCGGGCTACACTTTCGTACAATGAATATCATGTTCCGCTTCCGCACTTCAGGTGCTGCACAGGTGATAATTTTCCTATATTATTATGCAATCTTATCCATCAATTATGACATTTATAATGAATTATACAGATATCAAactataccaaaaaaaaataacaaaagttcATCGAACTATCTAACATTAGGTGTACATGCCTCATAAAAGGATCTAGTCATAAATAAATAAGCGTAATAACAACTACCCTTGGCTCCGTGTCCACCACGCCTAGGAAGTGGTGGCTCGAGGCAGCCTCCCGTGACGGATGCCCCTCTGCCCTCTGCCGCGTGGTGCATCAACACTAGAGTCTTTAAAATATGGTATCATGAAATCCGTAAGACCCACAAGTGAGGAGGTATCTCAGGACGAGGATCATTCACATGTCGTGAGGCATAAATTGAGGGTGGGGGAGAGGCATGCATCAGTGCACATTCCTGAACATAATACGCCGGGCTACCCCCAGACGTTACAACGCGGTATGCTCTACCTGTGGAAGCGATGGTCCTGCTGCACCTGAAAACGACGATCCGACCATAATCTAAAACTGATCCATCATAGGTCCCGGTTGAATACCAAATCCTTGATTCACAAATGCCGATACTAGATCCAGTGACTAGAATTGAGGCACACAACAATAGGATGGATCAGGCTAATCATGAGTAGGCTGTCTCAAGCATGACTGCTATATAGGTGGATCATCTGATGACTTGGATTGGCGAGTCCATCTACGACGGCCTGTAAAGACAGTGTTGGACATAGTGGTTCAAGAGTAAGGTAATCCTCAGGGATAGCACTTGTGAATCGCAAAACCCCGATATCATCATCTCTAGGCTCCTATTCTCTCAGGTGAGCCTCGTGTCTGTGCTTAGCATTGCGTCTGACTCTCCTAAGCTGTCGCCCTCCTCCAGGATGCAACTCTGGTAAATCCCCATCCTTTGGTTGTCGAATCTCAGGAGCGTGGGGCGTGTAATCTGACAGATCAGGTGGTATGTGTCCAGCTATAGGATCCTGCTGGTCACCGTGCCCAACCAAGACTAGATGTGCCCACCCAAGGTACCATTGTATGTACTTCTGCGAGGGACGCAGATCAATGCTGTGATAAATACGCACCCGACTGAGCCCCCTGTCCCGCCACATGTCGTACCAACCACTCAAGTAGTCAGGGTACCACTCGTTCCTACCAAATCGTCCATTGTGCACGTGCATCTCATCAATGTTCAGTGGACGTGTAGGAATGTGCTGCAAACCACTCAGTTGCCTCACAACACGATCCACTTGATGCCACTCTACAATCGAAAAGCACAACAGTGGACAGACGGCATTCCATGACTCCTCACCCTCAAACACAATCGGTGGCAGAATATGCTGGATATCTGGGTCAGCATACGGGATCCACTCAACCTACACAATATCCACATAACACAGTAAATAACAAGGCAACTGGTATACAAAATGACAAATGCAAGGAACACATACATTATGAATATCAAGGTTGTTGAGAAGCCGTCTCCACCACCGAAGTCTAAACTCTTCAGAGTCATTGCGCTGCTCATAACCAACCCACCTGCAATGTAATGAGCCATCAAGAATTATACATCCGTACACCATaagttcaaataataaaaacaaaaaaacagatCACATTATTACCTCTCAACCAATGGAAACCTCCGCTGGTCAAATCCTTGTGGGCGACATGAGGGGATACGATGGTAAGCCCACGATAACAACAAGCTCATGCAACCACCCATGTTATGCTGCGTGTAACATGTTCCCCGGCACAACATGCGGTACAAAAAGGCAAGCACAGCAGAACCCCAACTCAGCTGACCACATTGATCCAAGTCTTCCAAAAGAGGCAGCCACCTGAGGTGAACTCGGGTGTTGGACTGATCCGGAAATAAGAATCCCCCGATAAGTTGCATAATATACCCTCTGGTGTACTGAAGAAGTCGTTCAGGCGTTGCGTCCTCTTCCAAATTCCCGCACACAGTCTCTCTGAACCAGGACAAGTTGATGTTCCATTTCTGTCTATCAGCAGGTCCTGGTACAGCTCCTAGTAACTGCTGACATATGTCAACAATGCTCCGTCCTTCATAAAAAAGCTCCCAGCCTGCCATGCAACCACTAACAGGATCTCCACTAATCCGAAGCCCCAACTGATAAGCCACGTCTTGAAGAGTGATACTCATCTCCCCACACGGCAAATGAAAGGTGTGTGTCTCAGGTCGCCACCTCTCAACTAATGCAGAGACCAACGCATAATCATGCTCGAACTGAAGAATAAAAGCCACATGTTCAAAACCTGCTCGTCTAAGGAGCGGCCTGACTAGCTCGCTCGGCCGCGTGGGTATGCGTCGTCGCGTCCGTAAGACTCTGGCAGGCTATAAAAAAAGAATAGTCAATTAGATTAAATGTTGCAAAGCAGAAAacacaataaaacaaaatataagttCTATACCAATTGCTCAAGCCTTCCTGCAATGTGCTCTACCTTGTCTAGTCTGTACAAGGTGTCTTCGTAATCTCTTCGCAAATCGGGTTCTATCTCTGCACACAATGTACAACttcaaaaatgaaaagaaaaaataacaaataatttccACAATTCAAGGACTAAATATTTAAAGCATAATAATCCTAAACtgagaaatttaaatttaaatttaaataacataataccaacataaatatttataacattgccacttaaaataaaattataatttatttatactaatatgaaaaataataacacTTAAACCCTAAGCTAAAGTTAGTTATCCTAAATGAAGATTGAAATTACTAAATAAAAGTATATTAtgttaaaagaattaaaattatactaatATTATCTTATTTCAATTCTTAATTTCTATACTAATATTTATACTGATCTAACTACActagtttaaaaatttattctattctaAATCTAACTatagtaatttaaatttatactaaTCTAAATTGATTTTCTATATAAATTATACCATATACTATCCACAAAGCTTTTTGCAAATTACATTCATTCCAACCAATTCAGTAAACTTGCAATTAAAATCAAGGCGTATATATATATCCAATTACCTGAAGCAGCAGTTACACCAAGACCATCTTTGCTTGGTATGATCAGTATAGTTGAATCTCTTGAAGAATGACCAACATTTTCATTCCTTTCCACAGAATCTTTCTCAACACTATCATCAATCTGAACCGTTTTATTCTCTTCAGTGTTGCTCCCATCACCGTCATCAGCATCTCCATTGTCATCCAAAGATATCAACTTATCATCCTCAGCAGTCTCTCTCTTCAACCTTGAAACCCTCTCACACAATTCAATGAACTTCCTCTTCCTATACGCCTCATGGGCGCCATGGCTCTCCTCCTTcctcaatccatcaatcccaCTCTTGTCAGCATcccatttctttttctcttccaaTAATCCGCACTTCTCAGCTTCCAATTCAATGATCCTCTTCATAAGATCCTCAACAAAACCTCTCTGATCAtcccatttcttcttctcttctaagAGCTCAGACTTTTCAAACTCCAACTGCATGTTCCTATCCCTAAGAGACTCACTCACATCCTTTTCTTTCTCCAATTCGTCCTTCATCTCCAAACAATGCATGCACTTTCCAGCAACGCTCGAATCAGAACCGACATTCTCCTCTTTCTTAACATTTGCTCCTCCATTTCTGAACTCCCTGAGATGTGATTCGGGGTTCAACTTATCCAAGCTTTGGATACAGTCTTTCACTTTGAGGGACGCGATTTCCTTTTCCTTCTGTTGAATCGCCACGATGAGACGTGATTCCCTTTCGAGCAAGGCGCGTTCGACTCGGTCAAAATCGCGAGTGATGGTGGCTCGCAACTCGGACACGAGGGTGGGGATGGGGGTGTCGTTTTGGTTGTTGTGAGTGTCGTTTTTGTTGGTTTGAGCAGCCGAAGCCCCTCGCAATGAGACCGAAACGGTTTTTGGGGTTTGGGATCGGAGAGACATGTGGGAACCCGGAAAAGACGAAGCTTGAGAACAAAGATTTATTGAGAATGAGAAGGGAGGTTAAGGGTGGTGGAGAATTGTTTTCAATTGAATTTGATGGcgctaaaaaaaaaataaaaggctTGTGAAAGGGAAGTGGCAACTGGGAAATGGGAATAGTGTGGTAaaagttgtatttttttttataataaaattgttttttttttagctgtgaaaagtaaattatcaactatgaagacacatgataatCTGGTCTGGTGGAAGTTGCAGCGAATTACTTGGATGCCCTGAAGACACTGACATTATAATTAGCTGGAAGCCACGAATTATGCTTTTCAAgtaattatgtattttataattaaattttattagtttttttataaaatacattaattctaaaatatttactttaaaaatattttatattttatcttatattaaataaataaacgaatattttttttaaaaaNattataaatttttaaaatataacacTTATACCAGAATAAAAACTTTTCTTGATGGGGGGATATTGTGCTTTGACTACAATTTACAACTGCTGATTAACAATTTATTTCACAGTAATTAACgattattaaaaaaacttaaaattaagaatgatttttaaaataaattaaatcttcTCCTTCATAGTATTTGATTCTTTTGCCTCTTAGTTTAATCGGTAATTTAAtgttgttttttaaaaattatttaaataaattaaataagagataaatataaatttggTGTTTGAAAGAATCTAACGCTAACGCTGATAAAATGATACTTGagttttattattaacaaaatagtcatggaataattttaaaatttgacaagtgTGTCCTAACTTTGTCAGAACATATTTTCAATGAGAAGAACGACCATCAAATTTTGCTAATATGACATGTCTCTTTAGCTAATTAGTAAATTGTCCTTTataattagtttaaaaattgaaaatctcCCATCTTTTGTTCTAAGTTTTATTAAGCTGGAAAATATACTTCGACCTCTTCTGTCACTAACGTCTGTCACCTTCCTCCCCTTTCACGGTTGTCTGCCATCTTCCTCCCCTCTCACCGTCGAGCTCATCTTCTCTCACTGCTTTTCCTTCTCACTCTCAAGGTCACCGCAGAAACCGTTGTTGCACGCCTGTCACCCAACCTAAGAAGATCGTTGTCGCGTGCCTGACCCAGTCCAGGAGAACGTCGTCTTTGCGCGCTTGACCAATTGAGGAGAATATCATCATCGTCTGCCTGACTCAACCTGAGGAGAACGTCGTCTTTGCGCGCCTGAGGAGAATCGTTAGAGGCAGAATCGTCCGTCATATCATAGGTAGAAGCATCACCTTGGTCGCATCAGAGGAGAATTGTCTTCGTTGCAGTCCAGTCTTTATCGCCACCTCCAACAAAATCGTTCTTCGTCGCCAGCGGCCACTCTTCCTTCTGGTAAGTCAACCTCTTCGCATTTCATCTTTTGAATgtgaacaaaattaaaactagcttatgctgaattttttttattaatggaGTTAATGAATGCTGATGTCTGATGAATATAATTTGTGTTCTTGGAGTTGCTGctgaactaatttttttattattcttcaatttttattttttgtttctctttctgaattttttgttttgttgtttagcTGATCAGATTGTATAATAGAAATACAATCATAGATTGAAAAGGATATGACTCTGGTTTTCAAACCGATGGTGATGGTAGTGGTGATGTCTGGAACAATAATAGAGAAATAGGGAGATGGACTGTGAAAGGCGCAAGATAAACTCTTTTGTAGTGGTTGACATGGAGGAGAGTAGTTTAGGACAAAAGAATTGGGAATTTTTTCGACttgtaattatttaattaattataaaagacaATTCAATAATTAGTCAAAGAAATATGTCATATAATCAAAATTCAGTGGCCACTTCAGCATCTTTGTCATTAGAAATGTGCtccagaaaattaaaaaatacgcttgtcaatttttaaaattgttcaaatactattttattgatataaaaaattagagacCATTTTATCAGCATTAAAATCTTTTAAgtatcaaattaatatttatttcaaattaataaatataaaagatagaAGAATCAATTATTCTGAAGAGCCAGTATATTAAACAATGTTCAGTTAATGAATAAGAAAGAATAGAAtacatttttattcttttataaattaaaattataattgatatagaCTATCTACTTATATCTTTCAATTTGTTGAACACAAACCATAAAGGaacttaaaattaataaaaatataaagaaacgTATTACTAGACAACTCCtaataaacaaaattcatatgcaagtaaaatcaaatataaattgatttttaagtATCTTTCCCAATAAtcctatttaatatttttctatttcgtTATTTTCAATATCACTTACCTTAATTTGATGCTATAATTGATTTTCAAGTATATTTACTAgtatttgtatttaatatttttttattttcttatttttaacattACTTATCTTAATagtttaagattttttaaaatgaacaaattaataaaataataaaataatgaattaatcgctcttaaattaaaatagtagaTCACACATTTCATAAAACTACAAAATCAATAGtaattaatcttttattttactacTTTATCACTTTCGTTTTAGAAAATCTAAATTCTCTCTTAATTTAATGTTATTAAAGACTAAACTTAACTTAAATttcatccaatccaatccaatatAACACTGTTTCTGTGTTTTGCAAGACTGTCAAAGTGAACGTGAGGAActaaaaattttcatattatttttaaataaaattagacacATACTAAGCCTTTGTACCATATATGACCAACCATGTTATAAAATGTGACTTACATAAATCATAAGAATATGATTTCATTGCATTGTGATCCTAATTAGTAGAAGAGTAATAATACACACAAGTGTTAGaaatataacaattaatattatattctcATATCAGCTTAAATTTTTGGGATAAGTATCAGAATTCAATCCTTGAtgaacccaaaaataaaagatagcataagacaaataaaaatgaaaagaaagtctaggtaaaaatcaaacaaacccAAATTATTaatgttacttttttttattagcttAAATTTTTGGGACGAGTGGTTTTATAACCGAAGGAATCAAGTACAAATCATGTTTTCTTCTAACGGACAATCCAAATGATTCAGACATGTCAAGATCTTCATGCTTCTCGCCATTTGGAATCTTCCAATCAAAATGAAAAAGCAAATTTGCAAGTATGAGTTCAACACTAGCAACCCCAAATGTGATTCCAGGACAAATCCTTCTCCCAGCACCAAATGGAATGAACTCAAAATCTGCACCTTTGAAATCAACAGAACCATCAATGAACCTTTCTGGATCAAACTTCTCAGCTTCCTTCCAGTATCTTGGGTCCCTCCCAATTCCCCAAGCATTAACAACGACCCTGCTCTTAGCCGGGATTTCATAACCATTGATTTCACATTTCTCGCTGCATTCTCTTGGAAGTAATAAAGGAACAGGAGCATGGAGGCGTAGTGTTTCTTTGATTACTGATTTTAAGTAGTGGAGTTCATGGAGGTTGGCTTCGTCGACACACCCTCTTGAATCAAAGACTCTTCTTACCTCAGCTTGTGCTCTTTCCATCACGCTTGGGTTCTTGATAAGTTCTGACATCGACCACTCTAATGTTTTCGCTGAGGTGCCGCTTCCCGCAGCAAAGATGTCCTGCAAAAAGAAATTCAACTTTTTTATTGCAcaacttttactttttaatttagatatagaAGAAAACGGTGTAAGACGTAATTATGGAGTGTATAGACATTTTACGTTGTTAGGAGTAAAAATTGGACTGTCCAATTTTTGGGTACATAAATTGGAGGGTTCGATTACTTTcgtcaaaatttaaattttctcttCCACACTAATAGGACTGTCCGATTAGtagacttaatttttttttgcaaataaATCGGATGATCCGATTTCTTTATCACTTAAAAATTGTCCCACATCTATGTCTAGCATCTACATTCTTCACAATAATGCACAACACACACATGCTTCtcatattcaaaaaaaatgaacCCACAACTTTTCTAACTAAACTAACATAATCACTGAAGTTCCACAAATATTCCTCTAATAAATACTCTCTGGCAAGTAAGAAGGATTCTTaattttaatacttttaaaaatttagatggATTTAATATTAGTCAATCCATTAAAGTTTTATCTTTAGATTTAAAACATCAAGAGAAAAGTTtgtataaaatcaaaattaactaGAATCCAggtctttttaaaatatttttcgaaTCTTTACCAGGTGTGTCAACTCTTTTTAActcttaaaaattaatatatttattaaaaaaaataaaacacacaTATAACGTAAATTCTTATCTCAAAATACTAACCAAAATTGTTGCTTTGATAACATTGTCAGATAGAGGGTGCTCAAGGTTGCTCTGCTTCTGAAGCTTTAATAAGACATCAACAATATCCTCCGTTGACTTCTCATTCATTTCCTTTCTTTCCTTGTGATTTCTCACAATCTTCTCGAGGATCCTATCCACTTCTTGATGAATCCTCTCTGCTTTTGATCTTAACCCTGTCACAACACTAAGCACTCCAATTGAAGGATACAAATCAGCCAAAGAGAAACCAGAAACAACTTTCAACACATCCTTCATAACTTGTATGAACGCTTCTTGATCCGTTGACTTTTCCCCAAAGGCCACTCTTGATGTTAATCCATATGACACAGAATATATAACTTTGCTGAAATTAATGATAGACCCATGATTGGAACTTAAATCCTTAACAAGATTCGATGCTTCTTGTTCCCTGATTGATCGAAACGATTCGACTCGCTTCGGTGTTAATAGCTCAAAAGTACAAATCTTCCTCATCTGCCTCCAATAGCTTCCATAAGGTGAAAAACTCATTCCCTTAGAACCATATGTTATAACATCAATAGCTAGATTGTGAGGCCTATTTGCAAATATTATGTCATGAGTTCTCATAACTTCTTTGGCCATTTCAGGTGAAGAAACAACTATGGTTGAGAGTGAGCCTAGTTTTATGTGCATAAGAGGGCCATATTCTTGTGATAATTTTGTTAGGCCACGGTGAGGCATAGAACTAAGTTGGTGTATGTTTCCTATGAAGGGTAGTTTAGATGGTCCTGGTGgcaattttgagttttgtggcTTCGGTTTTGATCTTGAAAATATGATAAACACTGCcgtgaacaagaaaagaaagaaggacaaggttgaatttgaagaaagaTAGTGGAGAACAAACTCCATGATTGGAAAGGAAGAATAGCTTTTGGTTAGATATGGCAGAGGCAGATTATGGTACTGAAGTATATGTGGGCATTTAGTCTTGTTTGGATAAGAAGAGGAAACAAGagtaaagaaaatagaaaaaaagaaaatgaaaaaaatagaaaattttttttattgtttggatgaaaaaaataagagagaaaataattaatgtataaaataataaatttatttttgtcataaaataaaatataaatattgttatttatttatttttattgtattttataaatattacaaaagattataattttatatatttgatttaaattatttatctaataaatataatatttaaatataaatctaTATTACAATAATATATTAGAACTATTAAAATCaagtttatattaataattagtagaataaagtattattttagttcataatttttagaccaaattataatttaatcattaaCGTTTTAAACGTTTTATTTTTgtatcaaaaattttaaataaatttgatgtTGTCCTATTGTTAAATTTATATGAATAGTTAAGAGAGTAAATAATATGAATGTTAACAACATTTGTGTTAgaagaatataattaaaattttttcataacACTTTGTCTTCTTAATTTccttttggtaaaaaaaaattcttaaatccTATAACACTCAGAGAATTAAAAGATGTTTTACGTCACTTACGTACTGAAATTAAacgttattattttttaaatatactaattatttgtgtcaaatttaatAACGAAACAACattaaacttatttaaaaaaattttcgattaaaataaaatatttaaaattttttagtattaaaataGAATGTATAAAAGAATTAAGACTTTATCcaactattaaaaattaaaataatattttatcataattaataataacaatataagTAAgagtaatattttatataaaagacAACATTTTTTTGTGagactaaaaaaataactttttttctatttttttaatatttaagtaaaagaaaatattttttatattttttatttttttattttttcccaaACCAAACAATTGCTTAACGTTGGGAAAGTAaggatttattttttgtttttggttacAATTTTGGGAATTTAAAGGGGGACATTAGTAGGATGACAATATCACCTGAATTTGTGAGTATTCATCTCGACCCTACTTACTCGGGGCGGGTAATTACCTGCTCCGCATTAAGGCTGATTTTTAGCGAGAGGAATTTTTGGAAGGGGCGGGACGGGGTCGGATTTAGACAATATCTGTCCCgttatatatgtaatatatataattttaatatataatatgtataatatatgtaaaataattagtaaatgattaataatattgtatcatatttaaatttttattttaatttatgttatgtatgtgatgatagttatataaattttgaaatttaattttat is part of the Arachis duranensis cultivar V14167 chromosome 1, aradu.V14167.gnm2.J7QH, whole genome shotgun sequence genome and encodes:
- the LOC107463169 gene encoding uncharacterized protein LOC107463169, which encodes MSLRSQTPKTVSVSLRGASAAQTNKNDTHNNQNDTPIPTLVSELRATITRDFDRVERALLERESRLIVAIQQKEKEIASLKVKDCIQSLDKLNPESHLREFRNGGANVKKEENVGSDSSVAGKCMHCLEMKDELEKEKDVSESLRDRNMQLEFEKSELLEEKKKWDDQRGFVEDLMKRIIELEAEKCGLLEEKKKWDADKSGIDGLRKEESHGAHEAYRKRKFIELCERVSRLKRETAEDDKLISLDDNGDADDGDGSNTEENKTVQIDDSVEKDSVERNENVGHSSRDSTILIIPSKDGLGVTAASEIEPDLRRDYEDTLYRLDKVEHIAGRLEQLPARVLRTRRRIPTRPSELVRPLLRRAGFEHVAFILQFEHDYALVSALVERWRPETHTFHLPCGEMSITLQDVAYQLGLRISGDPVSGCMAGWELFYEGRSIVDICQQLLGAVPGPADRQKWNINLSWFRETVCGNLEEDATPERLLQYTRGYIMQLIGGFLFPDQSNTRVHLRWLPLLEDLDQCGQLSWGSAVLAFLYRMLCRGTCYTQHNMGGCMSLLLSWAYHRIPSCRPQGFDQRRFPLVERWVGYEQRNDSEEFRLRWWRRLLNNLDIHNVEWIPYADPDIQHILPPIVFEGEESWNAVCPLLCFSIVEWHQVDRVVRQLSGLQHIPTRPLNIDEMHVHNGRFGRNEWYPDYLSGWYDMWRDRGLSRVRIYHSIDLRPSQKYIQWYLGWAHLVLVGHGDQQDPIAGHIPPDLSDYTPHAPEIRQPKDGDLPELHPGGGRQLRRVRRNAKHRHEAHLRE
- the LOC107463080 gene encoding cytochrome P450 71D10 codes for the protein MEFVLHYLSSNSTLSFFLFLFTAVFIIFSRSKPKPQNSKLPPGPSKLPFIGNIHQLSSMPHRGLTKLSQEYGPLMHIKLGSLSTIVVSSPEMAKEVMRTHDIIFANRPHNLAIDVITYGSKGMSFSPYGSYWRQMRKICTFELLTPKRVESFRSIREQEASNLVKDLSSNHGSIINFSKVIYSVSYGLTSRVAFGEKSTDQEAFIQVMKDVLKVVSGFSLADLYPSIGVLSVVTGLRSKAERIHQEVDRILEKIVRNHKERKEMNEKSTEDIVDVLLKLQKQSNLEHPLSDNVIKATILDIFAAGSGTSAKTLEWSMSELIKNPSVMERAQAEVRRVFDSRGCVDEANLHELHYLKSVIKETLRLHAPVPLLLPRECSEKCEINGYEIPAKSRVVVNAWGIGRDPRYWKEAEKFDPERFIDGSVDFKGADFEFIPFGAGRRICPGITFGVASVELILANLLFHFDWKIPNGEKHEDLDMSESFGLSVRRKHDLYLIPSVIKPLVPKI